One Streptomyces sp. V4I8 genomic window carries:
- a CDS encoding DUF6519 domain-containing protein has protein sequence MHADLSRLTFRPERHYSAVVAQQGRVQLDADINEQTAIQLHQARTLAADLIGRHGGPRDAAGFKVDYVGGKHDIDTLHIHGGRYYVDGILVDATRPAPGVPVPDDDAAEQEQDAAAPPAYWTYWDQPDGFRDPEKPGDRLPSPATSPFVVYLNVWERAVTAAEDPALREVALGAAMPDTAARVKVVWQVLPLSLAALDIEETDPSKEVVRAAFDKWARKQAAPTARLAARSERPDHADEDPCLVKPDARYRGPENQLYRVEVHAGGDAKDATFKWSRENGSVVFPVDELDGTWVQLASLGHDDKLDLDVGDHVELTDTAYASRLEPLPLLRVEELDLPGRRVRLSAEPDQSVGRLPHLNPFLRRWDHHGGPKRKGRTTALKGGAVPVAEGEWLPLEDGVEVYFAKGATYRTGDHWIIPARTATGRVEWPADAARRPLLQGPSGIVRGFAPLALVKGEGGTVDLRLAFNPLASSIPAADEATLAAEEQARREEQLAEDPSGGRSQTTAEAEAAAEGDK, from the coding sequence ATGCACGCTGACCTCTCCCGCCTGACGTTCCGCCCGGAGCGGCACTACTCGGCGGTCGTCGCCCAGCAGGGACGCGTCCAGCTCGACGCCGACATCAACGAGCAGACCGCGATCCAGCTCCACCAGGCCCGCACGCTGGCCGCCGACCTGATCGGCCGGCACGGCGGGCCGCGCGACGCCGCGGGCTTCAAGGTCGACTACGTGGGCGGCAAGCACGACATCGACACGCTGCACATCCACGGCGGCCGCTACTACGTCGACGGCATCCTCGTCGACGCGACCCGCCCGGCGCCCGGCGTGCCCGTCCCGGACGACGACGCGGCCGAGCAGGAGCAGGACGCCGCCGCCCCGCCCGCGTACTGGACCTACTGGGACCAGCCCGACGGCTTTCGCGACCCGGAGAAGCCGGGCGACCGGCTGCCGTCGCCCGCCACCTCGCCATTCGTGGTCTACCTGAACGTGTGGGAGCGCGCGGTCACCGCCGCGGAGGACCCGGCGCTGCGCGAGGTCGCCCTCGGCGCCGCGATGCCCGACACCGCCGCCCGCGTGAAGGTCGTCTGGCAGGTGCTGCCCCTGTCGCTGGCCGCGCTGGACATCGAGGAGACCGACCCGTCCAAGGAGGTCGTCCGCGCCGCCTTCGACAAGTGGGCGCGGAAGCAGGCCGCGCCCACCGCGCGCCTCGCCGCCCGCAGCGAGCGGCCCGACCACGCCGACGAGGACCCCTGCCTGGTCAAGCCCGACGCCCGCTACCGCGGCCCGGAGAACCAGCTGTACCGCGTCGAGGTGCACGCGGGGGGCGACGCGAAGGACGCCACCTTCAAGTGGTCCCGCGAGAACGGCTCCGTGGTCTTCCCGGTCGACGAACTCGACGGCACCTGGGTGCAGTTGGCGTCCCTCGGCCACGACGACAAGCTGGACCTGGACGTCGGCGACCACGTGGAGCTCACCGACACCGCGTACGCCTCCCGCCTCGAACCCCTGCCCCTGCTCCGGGTCGAGGAGCTGGACCTGCCGGGCCGCCGCGTCCGCCTCAGCGCCGAGCCCGACCAGTCCGTCGGACGGCTGCCCCACCTCAACCCGTTCCTGCGGCGCTGGGACCACCACGGCGGACCGAAGCGCAAGGGCCGTACGACCGCTCTGAAGGGCGGCGCGGTCCCCGTCGCGGAGGGGGAGTGGCTGCCGCTGGAGGACGGCGTCGAGGTGTACTTCGCCAAGGGCGCCACGTACCGCACGGGGGACCACTGGATCATCCCCGCCCGCACCGCGACCGGCCGCGTCGAGTGGCCCGCGGACGCCGCCCGCCGCCCGCTGCTCCAGGGCCCCTCCGGCATCGTCCGCGGCTTCGCGCCACTGGCCCTGGTCAAGGGCGAGGGCGGCACCGTCGACCTGCGCCTCGCCTTCAACCCGCTGGCCAGCAGCATCCCGGCCGCCGACGAGGCGACGCTCGCGGCGGAGGAGCAGGCACGCCGCGAGGAGCAGCTGGCGGAGGACCCGTCCGGCGGGAGGTCGCAGACCACCGCGGAGGCGGAGGCGGCGGCGGAAGGAGACAAGTGA
- a CDS encoding peptidoglycan-binding protein produces the protein MAKPLSASKMVEILRAEGLTVHEVRSWRTHNRNSKGAWGPVNGVMIHHTVTKGTEASVNICYNGYSGLPGPLCHGVIDKKGEIHLVGNGRANHAGLGDSDVLRAVINESKLPHDNEADTDGNARFYGFECVNLGDGKDPWPEAQKEAIEKVSAAICRHHGWSERSVIGHKEWQPGKTDPRGFTMDGMRGRIAQRLKGGGGGGDPTPDPKPVPKPKYVPFPGSGFFHIGQKSPIITAMGHRLVAEGCGRYEEGPSPEWTEADRRSYAAWQQKLHFKGKDADGIPGKVSWDQLKVPDGGK, from the coding sequence ATGGCCAAGCCCCTGAGCGCATCCAAGATGGTGGAGATCCTCCGCGCGGAGGGCCTGACGGTCCACGAGGTGCGCAGTTGGCGCACCCACAACCGCAACAGCAAGGGCGCCTGGGGCCCGGTGAACGGTGTGATGATCCACCACACCGTCACCAAGGGCACGGAGGCCTCCGTGAACATCTGCTACAACGGCTACTCCGGCCTGCCCGGCCCGCTCTGCCACGGCGTCATAGACAAGAAGGGCGAGATCCACCTCGTCGGCAACGGCCGTGCCAACCACGCCGGGCTCGGCGACAGCGACGTCCTGCGCGCCGTGATCAACGAGTCGAAGCTCCCGCACGACAACGAGGCCGACACCGACGGCAACGCCCGCTTCTACGGCTTCGAGTGCGTCAACCTCGGCGACGGCAAGGACCCCTGGCCCGAGGCACAGAAGGAGGCCATCGAGAAGGTCTCGGCCGCGATCTGCCGGCACCACGGCTGGAGCGAGCGCTCGGTCATCGGCCACAAGGAGTGGCAGCCGGGCAAGACCGACCCGCGCGGCTTCACGATGGACGGGATGCGGGGACGCATAGCGCAGCGGCTGAAGGGCGGCGGCGGTGGCGGCGATCCCACCCCCGACCCCAAGCCGGTGCCCAAGCCGAAGTACGTGCCGTTCCCGGGCAGCGGCTTCTTCCACATCGGGCAGAAGTCCCCGATCATCACGGCCATGGGCCACCGCCTGGTCGCCGAGGGGTGCGGCCGCTACGAGGAGGGCCCGAGCCCGGAGTGGACCGAGGCCGACCGCCGCTCCTACGCCGCCTGGCAGCAGAAGCTCCACTTCAAGGGCAAGGACGCGGACGGCATCCCCGGCAAGGTCAGCTGGGATCAGCTGAAGGTGCCCGACGGGGGGAAGTGA
- the paaA gene encoding 1,2-phenylacetyl-CoA epoxidase subunit PaaA: protein MTEQLQEHFDATISRDQRIEPRDWMPDGYRRTLIRQIAQHAHSEIIGMQPEGEWITKAPSLRRKAILFAKVQDEAGHGLYLYSAAETLGTDRAELTDRLIEGRQKYSSIFNYPTMSFADVGVIGWFVDGAAICNQVPLCRSSYGPYARAMVRICKEESFHQRQGYELLMTMMRGTEAQREMVQDAVNRWWWPSLMMFGPPDDASPNSAQSMAWKIKRHSNDELRRRFVDMTVPQAEKLGVTLPDPELRWNAERGHHDFGTPDWDELMRVIKGDGPCNDQRMERRRSAHEEGAWVREAATAHAAKQAARAEKGAVA from the coding sequence ATGACGGAACAGCTGCAGGAGCACTTCGACGCGACGATCTCGCGCGACCAGCGGATCGAGCCGCGGGACTGGATGCCGGACGGTTACCGCAGGACGCTGATCCGCCAGATCGCGCAGCACGCCCACTCGGAGATCATCGGCATGCAGCCGGAGGGGGAGTGGATCACGAAGGCGCCCTCCCTGCGGCGCAAGGCGATCCTCTTCGCGAAGGTGCAGGACGAGGCCGGGCACGGGCTGTATCTGTACTCGGCGGCGGAGACCCTGGGTACGGACCGCGCGGAGCTGACGGACCGGCTCATCGAGGGCCGCCAGAAGTACTCGTCGATCTTCAACTACCCGACCATGAGCTTCGCCGACGTCGGTGTGATCGGCTGGTTCGTGGACGGCGCGGCGATCTGCAACCAGGTGCCGCTGTGCCGCAGTTCCTACGGGCCGTACGCGCGCGCGATGGTGCGGATCTGCAAGGAGGAGTCGTTCCACCAGCGGCAGGGCTATGAGCTGCTGATGACGATGATGCGCGGCACCGAGGCCCAGCGGGAGATGGTGCAGGACGCCGTGAACCGCTGGTGGTGGCCGTCGCTGATGATGTTCGGCCCGCCCGACGACGCCTCGCCCAACTCCGCGCAGTCGATGGCCTGGAAGATCAAGCGGCACAGCAACGACGAGCTGCGCCGGCGCTTCGTGGACATGACCGTCCCACAGGCCGAAAAGCTGGGCGTGACCTTGCCCGACCCGGAGCTGCGCTGGAACGCCGAGCGCGGTCACCACGACTTCGGCACCCCCGACTGGGACGAGCTGATGCGGGTCATCAAGGGCGACGGGCCGTGCAACGACCAGCGGATGGAACGGCGCAGAAGCGCCCACGAGGAGGGCGCCTGGGTGCGGGAGGCGGCCACCGCCCACGCGGCCAAGCAGGCCGCCCGCGCGGAGAAGGGAGCGGTGGCATGA
- a CDS encoding putative baseplate assembly protein has product MSENMMAEGTITDECTCGGACRGGHDERLAPAPVHNPPGRTALDYRVGEYGSFLAALLDRLASPAYPALGGLTVRTPDDPAIGLLDATAVLGDLLTFHSERTADEAYIRTANEHRSLVLLGRLVGHRPRPGVAAATHLAYTLERDPRAEALPVTIPRGARSHSVPASADEQSLTFETSRDLTARWDWNELKVRRRRPSLVTPADLERRSELFVEGTANSLQTGDQLLFVFGEQAGGERKLLPVAKARVDREDEITAISLPKSAPPTLKELVDEVRRWTAAPTAPGEPGDEPPTPEVPNPRAVSRLIEDFEDQVLAPLRDDLDGIKSPERLAARLAEPVARLGEAQVLAEPYEDVAGWFEQLEAVLAELSERALGLAPARTDEPGSRSSAAPLGLVAQFPAPLGGDARTVALQALGDVLPALRASTPAPHGGGTGHPRPGSDTARLLSALNPSLGTLYPAWRNAAAPGTPQLLRELLAMRVTAAPFGATAPLKPVQDDRGRVIRTADWPLTGAVLASMRVVYDTTGRTPVRAEFQYVEGSSSDQRAENLPVLQPLTFPLGTGQVELSVRSGQDRDLNWLNRRPSDSQEPGVTARLLSGLPERTLFVSRPDDEGLVHVGVHNGTSEQIALRPNTSEQFTHGEYEVSLKYTVGTTEPNVEVVIASKPEPLNRRLLQLDTVHTGITVGSWVAIQRPAKGAPDGVPGDAGLAFVTTQVVAARTAAYTNYGISGRGTELTLAEPWLDEFDVLLSHIRDTTVHAAGEPLRLADEPLGEDVHGNEIELAELYDGLRPGRTLVVTGERSDIPGTAGVPATEVVTLAAADPAVDPRLPGDHVHTRLTLTADLAHRYRRETVRILGNVVEASHGESREEAVGSGDSDRVNQTFALWQSPLTWLADDNPLGATPVLELRVDGVLWHEVDSLAGRGPGERVYITGSTADGRTTVTFGDGVNGARLPSGHENVRARYRFGTGEAANVAADRVTQPLTRPLGVTQVTNPRPAKGGADADGPGLTRRTIPLAVSALDRLVSASDYEDFARSRAGIGRAAARELFDGRRRVLHVTVAGTDDVPIDGDSDTLRALRGALTEYGDLDLTVRVDVRELVLLLVAARVKVARDHAWEIVEPRLRQALLRRLGYEGRELGRPARLSDVLATAHSVPGVDYVDVDVFTGVPASATPEELTGILTDPGPPKASVPAREATYDEKTHTVRAANGETLSGICAKYGVPLAELLRLNPDITDTRRLAKGRSVFVFRGIRPAQLALLSPRAADTLILTEVK; this is encoded by the coding sequence ATGAGCGAGAACATGATGGCCGAGGGCACGATCACCGACGAGTGCACCTGCGGCGGCGCCTGCCGCGGCGGCCACGACGAGCGCCTCGCCCCGGCCCCCGTGCACAACCCGCCCGGCCGAACGGCCCTCGACTACCGCGTCGGCGAGTACGGCTCCTTCCTGGCCGCCCTCCTCGACCGCCTGGCCTCACCGGCCTACCCGGCGCTGGGCGGCCTGACCGTGCGCACCCCGGACGACCCGGCGATCGGCCTCCTCGACGCCACCGCCGTCCTCGGTGACCTGCTCACCTTCCACTCCGAGCGCACCGCCGACGAGGCCTACATCCGTACGGCGAACGAGCACCGCTCCCTGGTCCTGCTCGGCCGCCTCGTCGGCCACCGTCCGCGCCCCGGCGTCGCCGCCGCCACGCACCTGGCGTACACGCTGGAGCGCGACCCGCGCGCGGAGGCTCTGCCGGTCACCATTCCACGCGGTGCCCGGAGCCACAGCGTGCCGGCTTCCGCCGACGAGCAGTCCCTGACCTTCGAGACCAGCCGTGACCTCACGGCCCGCTGGGACTGGAACGAGCTGAAGGTACGCCGCCGGCGGCCCTCCCTTGTCACCCCCGCGGACCTGGAGCGCCGCTCGGAGCTGTTCGTCGAGGGCACGGCGAACTCGCTGCAGACCGGCGATCAGTTGCTCTTCGTCTTCGGTGAACAGGCGGGCGGTGAGCGGAAGTTGCTCCCGGTCGCCAAGGCGCGCGTCGACCGGGAGGACGAGATCACGGCGATCTCGTTGCCGAAGTCTGCGCCGCCGACGTTGAAGGAGCTGGTCGACGAGGTGCGGCGCTGGACTGCCGCGCCGACCGCTCCGGGCGAGCCGGGGGATGAGCCGCCTACGCCGGAGGTGCCGAACCCTCGGGCGGTCAGTCGACTGATCGAGGACTTCGAGGACCAGGTGCTCGCGCCCCTGCGGGATGACCTGGACGGCATCAAGAGTCCTGAGCGGCTCGCGGCTCGTCTTGCGGAGCCGGTCGCCCGGCTTGGCGAGGCTCAGGTGTTGGCCGAGCCGTATGAGGACGTGGCCGGCTGGTTCGAGCAGTTGGAAGCGGTGCTGGCGGAACTGTCCGAGCGTGCGTTGGGATTGGCTCCAGCGCGGACGGATGAGCCGGGCAGTCGGTCGTCTGCTGCGCCGTTGGGGCTGGTCGCGCAGTTCCCCGCGCCCCTGGGGGGCGATGCGCGCACCGTTGCTCTACAGGCACTGGGCGATGTCCTACCCGCCCTGCGCGCCTCAACCCCTGCCCCGCATGGCGGTGGCACCGGGCATCCGCGCCCCGGCAGCGACACCGCCCGTCTGCTCTCCGCCCTCAATCCCTCCCTCGGCACCCTCTACCCCGCCTGGCGGAATGCCGCCGCCCCCGGCACCCCCCAACTCCTGCGCGAACTGCTCGCCATGCGCGTCACCGCCGCCCCCTTCGGCGCCACGGCCCCGCTCAAGCCGGTCCAGGACGACCGTGGCCGGGTCATCCGGACCGCCGACTGGCCGCTCACCGGTGCCGTGCTGGCGAGCATGCGGGTCGTGTATGACACGACGGGCAGGACGCCGGTCCGGGCCGAGTTCCAGTACGTCGAGGGCAGCAGCTCCGACCAGCGCGCGGAGAACCTGCCCGTCCTCCAGCCGCTGACCTTCCCGCTCGGCACGGGGCAGGTCGAGCTGTCGGTGCGCTCCGGCCAGGACCGCGACCTGAACTGGCTCAACCGCCGTCCCTCCGACTCCCAGGAGCCGGGCGTCACGGCCCGCCTCCTCTCGGGTCTGCCCGAGCGCACGCTCTTCGTGTCCCGGCCGGACGACGAGGGCCTGGTCCATGTCGGCGTCCACAACGGCACATCCGAGCAGATCGCCCTGCGGCCGAACACCAGCGAGCAGTTCACGCACGGCGAGTACGAGGTGAGCCTCAAGTACACGGTGGGCACCACCGAGCCCAACGTCGAGGTCGTCATCGCCAGCAAGCCCGAGCCGCTGAACCGTCGCCTCCTCCAGCTGGACACGGTCCACACCGGCATCACGGTCGGCAGCTGGGTCGCGATCCAGCGCCCCGCCAAGGGAGCCCCGGACGGTGTGCCCGGCGACGCCGGGCTCGCGTTCGTCACCACCCAGGTCGTGGCGGCGCGTACGGCGGCGTACACCAACTACGGCATCAGTGGGCGCGGCACCGAACTCACCCTGGCCGAGCCGTGGTTGGACGAGTTCGACGTCCTGCTCTCACACATCCGCGACACCACCGTCCACGCGGCCGGCGAACCCCTCCGCCTCGCTGACGAACCGCTCGGCGAGGACGTCCACGGCAACGAGATCGAACTCGCCGAGCTGTACGACGGGTTGCGTCCCGGCCGCACCCTCGTCGTCACCGGCGAGCGCAGCGACATCCCCGGTACGGCCGGCGTACCGGCGACCGAGGTCGTCACCCTCGCCGCCGCCGACCCGGCCGTCGACCCCCGACTGCCCGGCGACCACGTCCACACCCGGCTCACCCTGACCGCCGACCTCGCCCACCGCTACCGCCGCGAGACGGTCAGGATCCTGGGCAACGTGGTCGAGGCCAGCCACGGCGAGAGCCGCGAGGAGGCCGTCGGCAGCGGTGACTCGGACCGCGTGAACCAGACGTTCGCGCTCTGGCAGTCCCCACTCACCTGGCTGGCCGACGACAACCCCCTCGGCGCCACACCGGTGCTGGAGCTCCGGGTCGACGGGGTCCTGTGGCACGAGGTCGACAGCCTCGCCGGGCGCGGCCCGGGCGAGCGCGTGTACATCACCGGCTCCACCGCCGACGGCCGGACGACGGTGACCTTCGGCGACGGCGTCAACGGCGCCCGGCTGCCCTCCGGCCACGAGAACGTCCGCGCCCGCTACCGCTTCGGCACCGGCGAGGCCGCCAACGTCGCCGCCGACCGCGTCACCCAGCCCCTCACCCGGCCGCTCGGCGTCACCCAGGTGACCAACCCGCGCCCGGCGAAGGGCGGTGCGGACGCGGACGGCCCCGGACTGACCCGCCGTACGATCCCGCTCGCCGTGTCGGCGCTGGACCGTCTGGTCTCCGCGTCCGACTACGAGGACTTCGCCCGCTCCCGCGCCGGCATCGGGCGGGCCGCCGCGCGCGAACTCTTCGACGGGCGGCGACGCGTGCTCCATGTGACGGTCGCGGGCACGGACGACGTGCCGATCGACGGAGACTCGGACACCCTCAGGGCCCTGCGCGGGGCGCTGACCGAGTACGGGGACCTCGACCTCACGGTCCGGGTGGACGTCCGCGAGCTGGTCCTGCTGCTCGTCGCGGCCAGGGTGAAGGTGGCCAGGGACCATGCCTGGGAGATCGTCGAACCCCGGCTGCGTCAGGCACTCCTGCGCCGACTCGGCTACGAGGGACGGGAGTTGGGGCGGCCCGCCCGCCTCTCGGACGTCCTTGCCACGGCCCACTCCGTGCCCGGCGTCGACTATGTGGACGTCGACGTCTTCACCGGCGTCCCCGCGTCCGCCACGCCCGAGGAACTCACCGGGATCCTCACCGACCCCGGCCCGCCGAAGGCGTCGGTGCCCGCGCGCGAGGCGACGTACGACGAGAAGACCCACACGGTGCGCGCCGCGAACGGCGAGACACTGTCGGGGATCTGCGCGAAGTACGGCGTCCCACTCGCCGAACTCCTGCGCCTCAACCCCGACATCACCGACACGCGGCGCCTCGCCAAGGGCCGCTCGGTGTTCGTCTTCCGCGGTATCCGCCCGGCCCAGCTCGCGCTGCTGTCGCCGAGGGCCGCGGACACCCTGATTCTGACGGAGGTCAAGTGA
- a CDS encoding putative baseplate assembly protein, whose translation MTGTTATFRRAKVRAAQLNGVDAVEVGDDGLLLTVTFLGKAPHGLGPENVRIDGGRRITGITAVDVSVEREEDPELDDRLYVTLDQAGDTSRYRLSLVETDPYGRPGTEPFRGFDQRYHSVTFAFRPDCPTPFDCQEDEPEQPGFPAAPVVDYTARDYDTIRKLLLDRLALTTPDWVERNPADLGMTLVELLAYTGDQISYQQDAVATEAYLDTARRRVSVRRHVRLIDYAMHDGCAARAYVAVETAGDHTLAPGTYRFASVDVRTLDPHDRPEPGTVIDEADLGDLDERGSVEVFEPVVTADPLELRVAHNAIRLWSWGGEVCTLPKGATSATLRDAWVDRETCRDRRLDLKPGDVLVLEEVKGPRTGTPGDADPSHRQAVRLTSVTPAVDRIEDQPVLEVTWATEDALRFPLCLTTRGGRDCLPVEDVTLARGNVVLVDHGRTLHGLPETFTVPQVPAEVAPCDPPAFGCHDRDEGNAPARLVNALTDRAESGESLTPDDIRELFEVVGESATNRAGLGLERAGQRHERVVPGTAYAQAAALRTLLAQSVYPGIQPRFRPVLGRAPVAQTVPFPEPATVAAGQAERIAAIPGRVRQRLVELWRSARDRDGLSEQEIDELTVIYGLKILEHIELHRHPVRALRELLHRNDQLLDAKLRRVEVLTARARAGTVLDGHIAWEIAHSWGPAYATGLHPDETVLRGSATDALAQDPRHALPAVRVDEDETPVWEPRRDLLDSGPRDRHFVGELEDDGRLALRFGDGRHGAKPTPGSRLALHYRLGGGTAGNVGAEAINHLVVQSDCEPPPAAAVRNPLPAVGGTAPEPVEQVRQLAPLDLRRTRLRAVTAEDYAALATALPGVQRAAAELRWTGSVQEAHIAVDAYGTGTPSAELLASVAQSLESYRRIGHDLVVGAARVVPLDIALGVCAKPGHQHGQILAELYRVLGGGRLADGRLGFFHPDALTFGEPVRLSRLVAAAAAVPGVESVQVTRLRRLFEPDRGEKEDGVLRLGPLEIATCDNDPDRPENGRLAISLGGAR comes from the coding sequence ATGACCGGCACGACCGCCACCTTCCGCCGGGCCAAGGTCCGCGCCGCCCAGCTCAACGGTGTCGACGCCGTAGAGGTCGGTGACGACGGCCTGCTCCTCACCGTCACCTTCCTCGGCAAGGCCCCGCACGGCCTCGGCCCCGAGAACGTCCGTATCGACGGCGGCCGCCGGATCACCGGCATCACCGCCGTGGACGTCAGCGTGGAGCGCGAGGAGGACCCCGAGCTCGACGACCGGCTCTACGTCACCCTCGACCAGGCCGGCGACACCTCCCGCTACCGGCTCTCCCTCGTCGAGACCGATCCGTACGGCCGCCCCGGCACCGAGCCCTTCCGCGGCTTCGACCAGCGCTACCACAGCGTCACCTTCGCCTTCCGGCCCGACTGCCCGACTCCCTTCGACTGCCAGGAAGACGAGCCGGAGCAGCCGGGCTTCCCCGCCGCGCCCGTCGTCGACTACACCGCCCGCGACTACGACACCATCCGCAAGCTGCTCCTGGACCGGCTCGCGCTCACCACGCCCGACTGGGTCGAGCGCAACCCCGCCGACCTGGGCATGACCCTCGTCGAGCTGCTCGCGTACACCGGCGACCAGATCAGCTACCAGCAGGACGCCGTCGCCACCGAGGCCTACCTCGACACCGCGCGCCGCCGTGTCTCCGTGCGGCGGCACGTCCGGCTCATCGACTACGCGATGCACGACGGGTGTGCGGCGCGCGCGTACGTCGCCGTCGAGACCGCCGGTGACCACACGCTCGCGCCGGGCACCTACCGCTTCGCCTCCGTCGACGTCCGCACCCTCGACCCGCACGACCGGCCCGAACCGGGCACCGTCATCGACGAGGCCGACCTCGGCGACCTCGACGAGCGCGGCTCGGTGGAGGTCTTCGAACCGGTCGTCACCGCCGACCCGCTGGAGCTGCGCGTCGCCCACAACGCGATCCGCCTGTGGAGCTGGGGCGGCGAGGTGTGCACCCTGCCGAAGGGCGCGACCTCCGCCACCCTGCGCGACGCGTGGGTCGACCGGGAGACCTGCCGGGACCGCCGGCTCGATCTGAAGCCCGGCGACGTGCTCGTCCTGGAGGAGGTCAAGGGCCCGCGCACCGGCACCCCCGGCGACGCCGACCCGAGCCACCGCCAGGCAGTCCGCCTGACCTCCGTCACCCCGGCCGTGGACCGCATCGAGGACCAGCCGGTCCTGGAGGTCACCTGGGCCACCGAGGACGCCCTGCGCTTCCCGCTCTGCCTCACCACGCGCGGCGGCCGCGACTGCCTGCCCGTCGAGGACGTGACCCTCGCCCGCGGCAACGTCGTCCTCGTCGACCACGGCCGCACCCTGCACGGTCTCCCCGAGACGTTCACCGTCCCGCAGGTCCCCGCCGAGGTCGCCCCCTGCGACCCTCCCGCCTTCGGCTGCCACGACCGCGACGAGGGCAACGCCCCCGCCCGGCTCGTCAACGCCCTCACGGACCGGGCGGAATCCGGCGAGTCCCTCACCCCCGACGACATCCGCGAGCTCTTCGAAGTCGTCGGCGAGTCGGCCACCAACCGCGCCGGACTCGGCCTGGAACGCGCCGGGCAACGTCACGAACGCGTCGTGCCCGGCACGGCGTACGCCCAGGCCGCCGCCCTGCGCACCCTGCTCGCCCAGTCCGTCTACCCGGGGATCCAGCCCCGCTTCCGCCCCGTCCTCGGTCGCGCGCCCGTGGCGCAGACGGTGCCGTTCCCCGAGCCGGCCACCGTCGCCGCCGGGCAGGCCGAGCGCATCGCGGCGATCCCGGGACGGGTGCGACAGCGGCTCGTCGAACTGTGGCGCAGTGCCCGGGACCGGGACGGACTCTCCGAGCAGGAGATCGACGAACTCACCGTGATCTACGGACTGAAGATCCTGGAGCACATCGAACTCCACCGCCATCCCGTCCGCGCCCTGCGCGAACTCCTGCACCGCAACGACCAGTTGCTCGACGCCAAACTGCGCCGCGTCGAGGTCCTCACGGCACGCGCCCGCGCGGGCACCGTGCTCGACGGGCACATCGCCTGGGAGATCGCGCACAGCTGGGGCCCCGCCTACGCGACCGGACTCCACCCCGACGAAACGGTGCTGCGCGGCTCGGCGACCGACGCGCTGGCCCAGGACCCGCGGCACGCCCTGCCCGCCGTACGCGTCGACGAGGACGAGACCCCGGTGTGGGAGCCGCGCCGCGACCTGCTCGACAGCGGCCCCCGCGACCGCCACTTCGTCGGCGAACTGGAGGACGACGGCCGTCTCGCCCTGCGCTTCGGCGACGGACGGCACGGCGCGAAGCCGACCCCCGGATCCCGGCTCGCGCTGCACTACCGCCTCGGCGGCGGCACGGCCGGCAACGTCGGCGCGGAGGCCATCAACCACCTGGTCGTCCAGTCCGACTGCGAGCCCCCGCCCGCCGCAGCGGTACGCAACCCGCTCCCGGCCGTCGGCGGCACAGCCCCCGAACCCGTCGAGCAGGTCCGCCAGTTGGCCCCGCTCGACCTGCGCCGCACCCGGCTGCGCGCGGTCACCGCCGAGGACTACGCGGCCCTCGCCACCGCCCTGCCCGGCGTCCAGCGGGCGGCGGCTGAGCTGCGCTGGACCGGAAGCGTCCAGGAGGCGCACATCGCCGTCGACGCGTACGGCACCGGCACCCCGTCGGCCGAGCTGCTGGCCTCGGTCGCCCAGTCGCTGGAGTCGTACCGGCGCATCGGCCACGACCTCGTGGTCGGCGCGGCGCGTGTCGTCCCGCTGGACATCGCGCTGGGCGTGTGCGCCAAGCCGGGCCACCAGCACGGGCAGATCCTGGCCGAGCTGTACCGCGTCCTGGGAGGCGGCCGCCTCGCCGACGGACGCCTCGGCTTCTTCCACCCGGACGCGCTGACGTTCGGCGAACCGGTGCGGCTCAGCCGTCTGGTCGCCGCCGCCGCAGCCGTGCCCGGCGTGGAGAGCGTCCAGGTCACCCGGCTGCGGAGGCTGTTCGAGCCGGACCGAGGAGAGAAGGAGGACGGCGTGCTGCGGCTCGGCCCGCTGGAGATCGCCACCTGCGACAACGACCCGGACCGGCCGGAGAACGGCCGGCTGGCGATTTCCCTGGGAGGTGCCCGATGA
- a CDS encoding GPW/gp25 family protein: MSPNSRGTRPRSDIAFPFRADRRGRTAHARHGEHVHDLIEQLLFTSPGERVMRPDFGCGLLDLVFAPTSPELISTLELSVQASLQRWLGDLIDVEALDVVSEDNVVRVYLSYVIRADGARRDDVFEGRATA; this comes from the coding sequence ATGAGCCCCAACAGCCGGGGAACCAGGCCTCGTTCCGACATCGCCTTCCCCTTCCGCGCCGACCGCCGCGGACGCACCGCGCATGCCAGGCACGGCGAACACGTCCACGATCTCATCGAACAGCTGCTGTTCACCAGCCCCGGCGAGCGCGTGATGCGCCCCGACTTCGGCTGCGGACTCCTCGACCTGGTCTTCGCCCCGACCAGCCCCGAGCTGATCAGCACCCTCGAACTCTCCGTGCAGGCCTCGCTGCAGCGCTGGCTCGGCGATCTCATCGACGTGGAGGCCCTCGACGTGGTCAGCGAGGACAACGTCGTCCGCGTGTACCTGTCGTACGTCATACGCGCCGACGGCGCCCGGCGCGACGACGTCTTCGAAGGGAGGGCCACGGCATGA